One Centroberyx gerrardi isolate f3 chromosome 2, fCenGer3.hap1.cur.20231027, whole genome shotgun sequence DNA window includes the following coding sequences:
- the ndufa8 gene encoding NADH dehydrogenase [ubiquinone] 1 alpha subcomplex subunit 8 has product MPTTVDIPTLQELNVDEINVSSAVLKAAAHHYGSQCDKPNKEFMLCRWEEKDPRKCLEEGRKVNECALNFFRQIKGNCAESFTEYWTCLDYSNLTELRHCRKQQQVFDNCVLDKLGWERPDLGDLSKVTKVSTERPVPENPYHSRPRPEPNPVIDGKLEPAKFGSRLFFWSW; this is encoded by the exons ATGCCCACTACGGTGGACATTCCCACCTTGCAGGAGCTGAATGTGGACGAG ATCAATGTGTCATCTGCGGTGCTAAAGGCTGCTGCCCACCACTATGGCTCCCAGTGTGACAAACCAAACAAGGAGTTTATGCTCTGCCGCTGGGAGGAGAAGGACCCTAGGAAGTGTctggaagaagggaggaaagtcaATGAATGCGCTCTCAACTTCTTCAg GCAAATCAAGGGGAACTGTGCTGAGTCCTTCACGGAGTACTGGACCTGTTTGGACTATTCGAACTTGACGGAACTGCGTCATTGTCGTAAGCAGCAGCAAGTCTTCGACAACTGTGTCCTTGACAAGCTGGGCTGGGAGAGACCTGATCTGGGAGACCTGTCCAAG GTGACGAAGGTGTCGACCGAACGGCCCGTCCCCGAGAACCCCTACCACTCTCGGCCACGTCCCGAGCCAAACCCAGTCATCGACGGCAAACTGGAGCCCGCCAAATTTGGCAGCAGGCTATTCTTCTGGAGCTGGTGA